GCGTATGAGGTCGAAGAGGAAGCCGCGAGCGAACATTCAGACGTGAAGGTCATTCCCATCACCGCAGTCAACCCCCTCTTGAGCTGAACCCCCATGGCAAAGGTTACGTTTAAAGGCATCGGGATTCAGAACCTCGGCCCTTATCTTGATCGGCAGTATTTGGAGCTCACCGTGCGAGCGACCAAGCCGATCGTGCTGGTCAACGCGTTGAACGGAAGCGGCAAGACCACGTTGCTGACTTGCTTGCAGGTCGCGCTCTATGGCGCCAAAGCAATTGGGAATGGCAGAACTTCGGAGTTCGAAGCGCTCATCCGCGGTTTGCATCGTGAAGATGCGTCCGGACCTGCGCGCATCGACTTGGACCTTGTGATCGAGACCAACGGAGCGAGCGATCAGATCACGGTCAGTCGCGAATGGATCCTGGGCGCCAAGCTTCAAGAGCGCCTGACGGTCACCAAGGATGGGCAAGAAGACCAAACGCTTACCGATGAGTGGCACGAATACTTAGATCGGATCTTGCCGTCGGAGCTCTTGCAGTTGTTCTTGTTCGACGGCGAAAAGATCGAAGCACTGGCGAACCCAAAGACGCTGCCAGGCATGCTTCGGAGCGCGACGGAAGCCTTTCTCGGTATCGGTGGCATCGACACACTGAGCCGCGATCTCATCGCCGTTGAGCGACGCACGATGCTGAGCGCCAAGAAAAACAGCGGGGACTACGAGATCGCCAAGGCTGAGCTTGAACAGCTGGAGCAGCAGCAAAACGCTGTGCAATCTGCAGTGGACGTGTTGAAGCAGACCCTACCGGGGGCGGAGGAACAACTTCATAAGGCGAAAGAAGCATACGAGGGTGCCACCCTTCATGCCGAGCGCTCTGGATTGCTAGCGTATGAGAAGGCTGCGGACATCAAGGCGGCGGAGCAAGCGGCGCGCGCCGAAGTGAATGCAGCGGCCCAGGCAGTACGTGAGGCCCTGGCGGATCCCTTCGCACCCTTGGCGTTACTCGGCTCCATGTGGGCGCATTACAAGGATCAATGGACGGCTGAGCAGGACACTCGTGCGGCAAAGCACTTGTTGACCGAGATTGAGCGTCGGGACCGCCGGCTGCTAAAAGACCTGCGCGGCGGTATCAACGATAAGGCGTTGACCCTGGTGCAGCAAGCTTTGGCGCAGGACAACGAACGCTACAGGAGGGCTGCCGGGCGTCCCACCTTCCTCATGCCAGCGCCAGACCCCGAAAGCCTGGACAGTGCCATCAAGTCCGCGGACCAAAGGCATAAGAGCGCACGCAAGCGATTGGCTTCTGCAAAACAAAAGCTCGCTGACATGGAGCGGCAAGTGGCCGCAATTCCCGAGGGCGATCAACTGGCCGATATTCTTGCTGACCTGAAGCAGAAGTCGGACGAGCAAGCCCGTGCCGAAGAGCGGCGCAATTACTTGCTCAAACAGCTGGACGAGCAAGAGTCCATGCTTGCGCATGTGACCTTGCGCACAAACGCTGCCCGACAACGGATGAGCAAGGACTTTCAGGGCGAAGCGCTGGACATGAAGGCCCTCGCCGCGGCTCAGCGTACGCGGGCCGTCCTGGCGGTCTTCAAAGACAAGCTTTTGGCGTCGAAGGCACGGTGGCTGTCTGACAAGATCACTGAAGAGTTCCGCGCATTGATGCGCAAACAGATGCTTGTCAAAGAGGTTCGGGTGGACCCGGACACCTACGACGTGACCATCGTCGGCGGGCACAACAAGCAGCTGCCGATGGAACGGCTTTCTGCCGGCGAGCGTCAGCTCCTGGCCATTGCCGTGCTCAGTGCACTGATCCGCGAGCGCAGGGGCCAGTTCCCCGTGGTGGTCGACACGCCGCTCGCACGTCTGGACCGGTCGCACCGAGAGGCGTTGATCAAACGATTCTTTGCCAAGGTTTCCCACCAAGTGATGGTTCTCTCGACAGACGAAGAGGTCGAAGGCTCGGTTTACGAGGCCATGCAGAAATACACCTCGAAGGCCTTTGTCATCGAGTTCTCTGACGCGCGCAGGGCGTCTTCCATTGCAGAAGTCGAACTGCCTCTCGCCGCCTGAAGATCATGATTGAACGAGTCAAACTGAGCGCGACGGCCAAGCAGCAGCTCATCACCCTGAAGCGTCGCACAGGGATCGAGCACTACAACGTCATTTGCCGTCATGCGCTGATGCTCTCTATGGCAAGCGACAACGCCTTGCCACCAGAGAACCACTCTATGGCGGGAGGGCTGGAGATCGACTGGCGAGTGTTTGCGGGCGAGGCGGCAGACACCTACCTGAATCTATTGGCGATGAAAGCTCAGCAGGAACGCGGAGAAGTTTCACCGGAGGCCGTTAGAGCAACGCTCACCGCTCACGTGCATCGAGGGCTGTCGTTGCTTGTATCGACCAACAAGTTCTCGATTTGAAGCGGATCAGTATTCCGTCGGAATGACAGCTCAAGCTGCCTTTCTGACAAGCGCGTTGAGCCATGTGGTACCGCTCCTGGAGCTTAGATCCTCAGTGACCCAGCTCTCTTTGGACGCTACCCCAGGCAGCTCGATCAGCCATTCGAGTAGCTCGTCCTCGCGGGCGTCAGTAAACGACCGTCCGACGGGGTCTACACGCTCGCCGCCACCGAGCTTGTAGCTCGCGTAGACGACCCCACCCGGCTTGAGCAGTTGCCACAGACGGGACCACGCTTCTGGCTGATCACGCCCGGCCACATGCAGCAGGCTGGCGCAGGCCCATATGCCGTCGAACAGCGTACCAGCGGGCAGACCCAGCTGAGCGGCGTCCGACAGGCTCAGAAAGTGAGCGACCTGAACCTGCAGGCCGCTGTGTTCGGAAGCGAGGCGTGCCAGTTCGGGGCTGGCATCGAACGCAGTGACCTGATAACCCCGATCCTTGAACGACCGGGCATCACGCCCCGAGCCACACCCCGCGTCCAGAATGCGCCCGCCTGCTGAGATCTTCTGCAGAAACCGCGCGTGCAGCGGCCCCATGTCGACCCCCACGGTCGCTTCGAAGAATGTCGTCGCGTGGTCGTTGTAGTACTGGCTGGTCTGGCTCATCGAACACGGCCACGCACATCGGTGCGCGCCCCTCCCTTCACGCATTCTAGGCAAGGGCAATGCACCGCCCGAATACCCTTTGCAGGGATACTTGACGGGTTTCATCCGCCTTCCGACGAAGGTTTACTCGGGGCTCTCCACCATGTCCATCGCCACGCTTTTCGCCGCCTCTTCGACCTTCGAATCGGCCCGGCAGGTGGGGGTGCTGCCCGCCGATCACCCCGCGCGCCGCCTGCACGGCCACAGTTTCACGGCCAAGGTGCGGGCCTCGCTGGATGCAGGCTGGGCGCCCTGGCCCGGCGGGGATGTGAGCGAACTGGCCGGCTTGCTCGGCGCCTGTACCGCCCAACTGGACTACCGCCATCTGAACGAGCTGTTGCCGGTGCCGACGGACGAGAACCTGGCCCGCTGGGTGCGAGATCAACTGCAGGTGTCGGTGCCTGGCCTGGAGCAGGTCGGCATTCAGTCGACCTCGGACCAGGGCGTTGACCTGGATGCGAACGACCACGCACACATCTGGCGACGCTACCGCTTTCAGTCGGCCCACAAGCTGCCCAACGTGCCTTTCGGGCACAAGTGCGGGCGCCTGCATGGCCACGGCTTCGAGGTCATCCTCCATGCCAACCAGGATGCAGGCGGCCGAGACCTGTCGATCGACTACGACCACCTGGATGCGATCTGGGCGCCGTTCCATTACCAGCTCCATCACAAGTACCTCAACGCCATCGAAGGCCTGGAGAACCCGACCAGCGAGGTGATCGCCGGTTGGCTGTGGCAGCGCCTGAAAGCGGTGCTGCCGGAGCTGTCCTGGGTGACGGTGTATGAGACGGGTTCGTGCGGGGCCAACTTCAACGGCCACGATTACCGCATCTGGAAAGAGATGACGCTCGACAGCGCCCTCTTTCTGCGCAATGCGCCTGCCGATGACCCGCTGTCGCACATCCATGGCCACACGTACACGATGCGCCTGCACCTCTCGGCGCCGCTCGATCAGGTGATGGGCTGGACGGTGGATTTCGGGGACGTGAAGGAGCGCTTCAATCCCATCTTCAAGGCGCTGGACCACCACCCTCTGCACGAGTTGCCCGGGCTGGAAGACTGCGATGCGGGCTCATTGGCGCGCTGGGTGCTGGCCGAGGGGCGACGTGCGCTGCCGCAGATCGACCGTGTCGACATGTATGAGACCCGCGGGTGTGGGGCCATCGCCTTGATGGATCGCGACGGCCCGGCGTTGCCCATCTGATCGAGGAGCGACAACGATGAAGACCAGCGGTGGATCCCGGCTCAAGGTGCAGGGGGACGTCACAAGGTCTTCTGATGCTCACGGCAGTACTGAAACCCGCCGAAACGCGTCTCGTTGTTCCAGCAGAACTTGCCCTCGGCGAAGGTGATCTTGGATCCGCAAGTCACGCACACGAGCTTCCGCTTGAGTCCCTCGTCGGGCGTGTGGACCGGCAGCGAGTTGCTCGCAGCCAGCTTCGCGGGCTTGTACGCAGGTGTCGGCTCCTGAGCCACGGCGGGGGCCACAGCCACCTTCGGGGCCATGAAATCGGGCAGTGTCAGCGGGTTCGTGGGCCGATGCTGGCGGACGAGCTTTTCTGCCCAGTCCTTGATGGTGTCGCTGCTGCGGATGGCGAGCACGGTGGTCAAGGCGTCAACGATGCCAACGTCTTCATCGGCCCACTTCTGGTGCCAGCTGGGCAAGGCATCGGCCTTCATCACCCGGCTGGTGTCGAAAATACCTTTTGCCGGGCGCGTGATGATGGCCTTGGGATGCAGCAGCACCAGGTGATGGAAGGTGGGCTTCACGCCCAGGCGGCCTGTGATCTCCAGGCGCTCGAGCAGCTTTGCGAGGATGCGTTCGTGGCGCTTGCTTTGCTCGACCGGTGACGCAATGCCGTAGGTTCGGCCGTTGGTGTACGTGACACTGAACTCACCATGCTCGTTGATGGCCAGGTTGCCGTTGAAGCACTTGGTCTCGACAAGGAAGAAGTCCAGCCGCCGGTTGAAGAAGAGGTGGTCGATCTGTGCCACCTCCCCTTCGAACTCCAGCCGCAGGTCGTGAATGACGGCGTTGTTCTTGCTGGCCTTCAGGTAGCTGTCGATGTAGAAGGCGGCATCGCGTTCCCCTTCGATGCCCCTGCGCACGCGCACGAGCTCTTCGTCCAGCCATTCCCGCTGGCGGGCATCCAGCAAGGCGGATTTCTTCAGTTCGGCCAGCAAGGCCAGGCGCTTGGCCTTGTCGTCTGCGTGTTTGATGATCACTTTTCTGCTGCCTTCTGAAGTTCGTTCGCCGGCTTCAACGCCACCCACGACCCGTTGTTCGCACCCTGCGTGAGCGTCAACTCCGGGTAGGCGCGCACCATGTCGGTCAGGGTGCTGTGCCCATACACCTTGGGCGCAAAGCTTGGGTTGGTGCGCTTCATGTACTGGCCCAGTGCGCCCAGCCCGACCTTGCCGTCGCTGGTGCTTTCCACCATGAGCGCCACGGCGTCGAGCAACGCTTTGGGGCGCCGCTTCTTGACCGGCGCAGGCGCCGGAGGCAAGGCTTTCACTCCCGCTTCGCTCTCTGCAGCGGGTTGTGGCTCTGGCGCCTGCCAGAGGAAGAAGCGATCGCTGGCGTTCTGAAGCGCGTCAGGCGTCTTGGCCTCACCGACGATGAGTACGCTGGCACCGCGCTCGCGCAGCTTGCGGCACAGGTACGCGAAGTCCGAATCGCTGGTCACCAGGCAGAAGGTGTCCGCCCGGTCATCGAACAGGGCTTCCTGCGCATCCAGCGCCAGGGCAATGTCCGAGGTGTTCTTGCCCGATGCGTACTGGTACTGCAGACAAGGCGTGAAGGCCATGCGCACCAGCGCCTCTTGCCACTTGTTGGCCAGGGTCTGATGGTTGCCGTAGCCGCGTCGCATGACGACCCGGCCGAACTGCGCCACCATTTGCAGCGCGTACTCCAGGATTTCGGGCGACGTGTTGTCGCAATCAACCAGCACAGCCACCCGGCCGTTGTCGTCGTGGTCTGCCATGGCAGCGTTCCCTGATGTGTTTTCTTGTCAGGGAATTCTGCATGAGCCCCCGTGGGCTGGCAGCCGGGCCTTTGGCCGATGGCCCGGCATTCTTTCACGGCACCGCCGTGCGCCCGTTCAGGTCCGTTGCGCCGAACGCCGCCGCCACGCGCCCGCACCCGCCACCATCAACAGCCCGCTCAAGGCCAGCGTGGTGCTCTCCGGCTCCGGCACGGCGCTGATGGTGCTGGCGGTGTAGTCAAGCCGGATCGACGTGTCGTAGATCAGGTAGCCATTGAGGCTGTAGCTCAGCGACCGGTTGGCAGACAGCTCGGCCAGCATGGCGCTGTCGAGATCCAGCGTGACGGACAGTGCACGCTTGCTCGTGGTGATGATGTGCTCGGCGGTGTAGAAGTCGAAGTAGCGGGTGACGACCTCTACGAAACCATCCGAATTGGGCGTCGACGTGTCCCTGTACGCTGAGAAGGTTTTCGTCTCGCTGATTTCCTCCAGTCGGGTCGTCCGCGTGGTCAACGTGCCTTTGACGTCGTCCCAGCCGCTGAGGGAGCCGATGGAAGCCGAGAGGAAGGCGTTGTCGGTTTCACTGTAGGTTCGTTCAAGAAACCGCTTGTAGCCGATCTGGTCGTAGGCACGCCAGTAGGACTTGCCGTCGACATCCGTCCAGGAGGAGTACACGAAGCGGTCTTGATAGAGCAGCGTGTAGGCCGGGTCGGTGTGCCCCATGTAGAACAGATGCGGCGTCATGAGTGCCGAAAAGGTGACCTGTGCGCTGGTGAACTGCAGGTCCGCGAGATCGGGGCGCCAGCTGAAGTCCATGGCGCCGCCGTAGGGGCTGAATTCGAGGCTACCGGAAACAGTGGCGGCGTTCGCGGCACCCCAGGCGGTGGCGGCGGCCAGTGCGGCGGTGAGGCCAGCCGTCTTCAGGGCGCTCAGGGAGCGGGCGATCGCGCGTGTGCGCAGGGGTACTTCCATTCGGGTCATCGTGCAGTCCAACAAGCAGGATGCGGCGAGCTTAAGGGCGCATGGCGCCGATCTCGGTGAACGCCATCCCCCCCAAGCGGAGGTTTGACGAACGTGCCGGATGGACTCAAGCCGCCCTTGCCAGCAACCGCCGCCGCGTGCTGTCGATGTTGTTCCGCAGCGCATAGAGCTCGTCGGCATGCGCCAGCGGCACCGTGATCTGGCCGGCCACCCGGTCGAGCTCGTCCAGTTCATTGAGCAGTTCGGTGGTGTCGGCCTGGCCCTCCTCCATGCGCGCCTCGACCTGCCGCAGCCGCGCATACCAGCGAAACACCCGCTGCCGCACCCGATAGGTATACAGCGGCGGCACCACGCGCGACAGCGGCAGCAGCAGCACGATCAAGCCGCCGATGACGAGCCACATCCGTTCGAGCAGGTTGCTGGCCCAGAAGGGCAGAAAGCGCTGCCAGAACGGCGGCGTGCCGTTGATGGCGCGGTCGCCTTCGGGGCTGACGGGCAGCTCGCTGGTGCGGGTGTTGGGGAAGTCGCGTGCGCGGTTGAACCAGCCGGCGCCGCCGTGCAGCTGCTGGGCGGTCTGCGCGAACAGCTGGCGCAGCGCGGGGTGGGTGTCTTCGCGGGTCAGCAGCGCGGTGGTGGCGGCCAGCAGGCCGATGTCCTGCGGGGGCAGGTCGCGGGCCAGGTCGACCATGCCGCGTGGCAGCGTGACGGTCTGCAGGAAGGGGAAGCGGCGGGCCAGGGCATCGGCCTGGGGCAGGTCGGCCAGCGCGATGCCGGGTTGTTGCAACAGGCGCTGCACCACCGGCGATTCGGGCGCGGTGACGAGCACCAGCGCATCCAGCTTGCCGGACAGCAGTGCCTGGGCCGCCACCTCGGGCGCGAACTGGCGCTGTGTGAGCGCGCCGGTGTCGAGCCCGTTGGCCTGCAGAAGGCGACGCACCAGTTCGGGCACACCGCTGCCTGCTTGGTCGATGTTGACGCGCAGGCCGCGCAGCTGGGTCAGCGAGGTGAACGCGGGCGGCGGCCCGCGGCGGCCGGGTCGTTGCAGCGCCGCGGGGCGGTAGAACAACCACACGGGTTCGTAGAACAGTGCCCCCAGGGACATGAGCCCGGCGTCTGCATCGGCGGCGGTGTCATCGCTGCCGCCGCGCACAAAGGCCACGTCGGCGCGGCCTTCGCGCAGGGCCAGCAGGTTGCCGGCCGTGCCTTCGGTGGTGAGCAGCTGCACGCGGATGCCGTCGCGTTCGAGGGCGCGGGCGTAGCGCTGACCGAACTCGGCGTAGGCACTGCCTGCCGGGCCGGTGGCCAGCGTGACGGTGCGCGGCGGTTGCGGATCCAGCCACCAGTAGGCGGCGGCCAGCAGCGCGCCGGCCAGCAGCAGCACCGGGCCGGCCGAGGCCAGCATGTCGCGCACGGACAGCACCCACAGGCGGATGGTGAGCCGCAGGCGTTGGGTCACAGGGGGGCGGATGTCGGCCATGGACGGTGGGGCGTGCAGATCGGGGGCTGCTCATTCTAGGTAGCGCGCGGCCGGTGGGCGTCCCCGCCGATATAGTGCGGCACACAACAAACACGATCAGGAAGGAAGTCAGATGCGCGGGTCATGGCAGACCAGGGGCGGCCGATGGGCCGCGGCCGTGCAGGGGCGGGCGTGGACGGCGGTGCTGGCGGCGTTGGGCGTGGTCTCGGTGGCGGTGGCCACGCAGGTGCTGGCCACCACAGTGCAGACCATGTCGCCCCAGGGCGAGGTGGCCAAGGTGCGCCAGGCCCGGGTCACCTTTTCGGACCCGATGGTGAAGTTCGGCGATCCGCGTCTGCCGGCGCCGGCCCAGGTGCGCTGCCGCAACGAGAGCCCCCTGACGGGCAGCGGCCGCTGGGTGGACGACCGGACCTGGGTGTACGACTTCACGCAGGACGTGCCGGCCGGCACGCGGTGCGACGTGAGCCTGAACACCGGCCTGGCCTCGCTGGCCGGGCAGGCCGTGACCGGCAGCAAGGCCTTTGCCTTCAGCACCGGCGGGCCGACCATCGTGCGCGCCTACCCCAGCGCCGACAGCGGCAACGAGATCGAAGAGGAACAGGTCTTTGCGCTGCTGCTCAATGGCGCCGCCACGCGGGCCAGCATCGAGCAGCGGGCCTACTGCGAGGTCAGCGGCGTGGCCGAGCGCCTGCCCGTCAAGGTGGTGGACGGCGCGGTGCGCAACGACATCCTGAAAGCGGTGGACCTGACCGCGCAGCAGGCCCGCGTGGTGACGGTGCAGTGCGGCCGCCCGCTGCCGCCGGACGCCCAGGTGAAGCTGGTGTGGGCCAAGGGCATTGCCACGCCGTCGGGCGTGGGCAGCTCGGCCGACCGGGTGCTGAGCTACCGCGTGCGCCCGCCGTTCACGGCCAGCTTCACCTGCGAGCGGGTGAACGCCCGCAGTGACTGCCTGCCCATCCGGCCGATGCGCATCGAGTTCTCGTCGCCCGTGCCGCGCAAGCTGGCCGAACGCATCGTGCTGAAAACGCCGGACGGCGAGCGCAAGCCGGTGGTCGAGCAACACCGGGGTGAGGTGCAGGAGCGCCTGGTGAGCGCCGACAGCGGCGGCCTCCGCCGGTGGTTCTACTTCTTCACGCGCAACAAGGGCAGCACGGGCATCGACCCCGATGAAAGCGGCGTGAGTGCGGTGGTGTTCCAGCCGGGCTTTCCGGAGAACGCCGCCGTGCGCATCGAGCTGCCTGCCGACTTCAAGGACGATGCCGGCCGCACGCTGGGCAATGCGTCGGCCTTCCCGCTGCAGACGCGCACGGCCGATGCGCCGCCGTTGGCCAAGTTCCCGAAGGCGACCTTCGGTGTGCTGGAACTCAACGCCGAGCCCACGTTGCCGGTGACGGTCCGCCACGTCGAGGGCGACCTCGCCGTCAAGGGCCTGCAGGCCGGCGTGCGCAACCTGAAGGTGGCCGACGACGCGGCCATCATCGCGTGGCTGGCGCGCGTCAAGCGCTACGACGAGCGCCGCCTGCTGCGCAAGGACGTGGAGGCCGAACTGGGCGTGCGCCTGCCGCCGCCGCCCCAGCCGAAAGCAAAGCGCCCGGTCAAGCGCCGGGACGATGTCGACAGCTGGGAAGACGACCGCCGCGAGGACGACCCGAACTGGGTGCAGACCCGCACCGTGAGCCTGCTGGCGCGCGAGAAGGCCGCCACCAGCCTGAAGCTGCCCACCTCGCAGCGCACCGAGCCGCACCCCTTCGAGGTGATCGGCATTCCGATGCCGCAGCCGGGCTTCCACGTGGTCGAGATCGCCTCGCCGCGCCTGGGCCAGGCCTTGCTGGACCGCAACGCGCCCATGTACGTGCGCACCAGCGTGCTGGTGACCAACCTGGGCGTGCACTTCAAGTGGGGGGCGGCCAACTCGGGCGTGTGGGTGACCACGCTCGACAAGGCCCAGCCGGTGTCGGACGCCGCCGTGCAGGTCTCGGACTGCCTGGGCCGGGTGGTGTGGCGCGGCCGGACCGACCGCCAGGGCTTTGCGCTGGTGAACGAGGCGCTGCCCCGCATGGACTGGTCGTCGTGCGATGCCGGCGAGACAGGCCGCGAAGTGGGCTACTTCGTCAGTGCGCGCAAGACCGACGCCCAGGGCCGTGCCGACATGGCCTTCGTGTGGTCGACCTGGAACGAGGGCATCGAGGCCTGGCGCTTCCACGTGAACCAGGACTACAGCGAAGAGACCGAGCCCGTGCGCTATCACACGGTGATGGACCGCACGCTGCTGCGTGCCGGGCAGACCGTGTCGATGCAGCACCATGCGCGGGCCGAGCGGCTGCGCGGCCTGCGCCTGCCGACGGCGGACGAGCTGCCCTCGGAAGGCCGCATCGTGCACGAGGGCTCGGGCCAGGAGTTCAGTTTCACACTGAACTGGCGCGGCCGGCGCCATGCCGAAACCACCTTCGCCATTCCGGAAGACGCCAAGCTCGGCGTGTATGCCGTGCAGATGCCGCACGGGCCGCATGGCGGGTATGTGCAGACCGGTTCCTTCCGCGTCGAAGAATTCCGCCTGCCCGTGATGACCGGGCGCCTGATGGGGCCGAAGGGCGCGCTGGTGCAGCCGCGCGACGTGCCGCTAGGCCTTCAGATCAACTATGGCAACGGCGGCGGCGCCAGCGGCCTGCCGGTGCGCGTGTCGGCCCAGCTGGGCGACACCGACGTGCAGGCGGCCTTGCGCACGCAGCGCTTCCCGGGCTTCCGCTTCGAGCCACCGCGCGAGCCGCGCTCGCAGGCAGAACGCAGCTTCTTCTCGGATGACCGGGTCGACGAGGACGACGAGGAGAACGCCCTGCACCCGCGCGACGGCAGCGCGCGGCTGGTGGCCGACAAGCTGGCCGTCACGCTGGACGCCAAGGGCGCCGGCAAGGTGACGCTGCCCGGCCTGCCCGCGGTGACGCGGCCGCAGCAGCTGCTGGTGCAGGCCACCTACGCCGACCCGAACGGCGAGGTGCAGACATTGAGCCAGTCGCTGCCAGTGTGGCCTTCCGCCGTGGTGCTGGGCGTGCGCACGGATTCGTGGGTGTCGGTCAAGCAGAAGGTGGCCACGCAGGTGCTGGCGCTGGACACCCAGG
This is a stretch of genomic DNA from Aquabacterium olei. It encodes these proteins:
- the dndD gene encoding DNA sulfur modification protein DndD; amino-acid sequence: MAKVTFKGIGIQNLGPYLDRQYLELTVRATKPIVLVNALNGSGKTTLLTCLQVALYGAKAIGNGRTSEFEALIRGLHREDASGPARIDLDLVIETNGASDQITVSREWILGAKLQERLTVTKDGQEDQTLTDEWHEYLDRILPSELLQLFLFDGEKIEALANPKTLPGMLRSATEAFLGIGGIDTLSRDLIAVERRTMLSAKKNSGDYEIAKAELEQLEQQQNAVQSAVDVLKQTLPGAEEQLHKAKEAYEGATLHAERSGLLAYEKAADIKAAEQAARAEVNAAAQAVREALADPFAPLALLGSMWAHYKDQWTAEQDTRAAKHLLTEIERRDRRLLKDLRGGINDKALTLVQQALAQDNERYRRAAGRPTFLMPAPDPESLDSAIKSADQRHKSARKRLASAKQKLADMERQVAAIPEGDQLADILADLKQKSDEQARAEERRNYLLKQLDEQESMLAHVTLRTNAARQRMSKDFQGEALDMKALAAAQRTRAVLAVFKDKLLASKARWLSDKITEEFRALMRKQMLVKEVRVDPDTYDVTIVGGHNKQLPMERLSAGERQLLAIAVLSALIRERRGQFPVVVDTPLARLDRSHREALIKRFFAKVSHQVMVLSTDEEVEGSVYEAMQKYTSKAFVIEFSDARRASSIAEVELPLAA
- the dndE gene encoding DNA sulfur modification protein DndE codes for the protein MIERVKLSATAKQQLITLKRRTGIEHYNVICRHALMLSMASDNALPPENHSMAGGLEIDWRVFAGEAADTYLNLLAMKAQQERGEVSPEAVRATLTAHVHRGLSLLVSTNKFSI
- a CDS encoding class I SAM-dependent methyltransferase; translated protein: MSQTSQYYNDHATTFFEATVGVDMGPLHARFLQKISAGGRILDAGCGSGRDARSFKDRGYQVTAFDASPELARLASEHSGLQVQVAHFLSLSDAAQLGLPAGTLFDGIWACASLLHVAGRDQPEAWSRLWQLLKPGGVVYASYKLGGGERVDPVGRSFTDAREDELLEWLIELPGVASKESWVTEDLSSRSGTTWLNALVRKAA
- a CDS encoding 6-pyruvoyl trahydropterin synthase family protein produces the protein MSIATLFAASSTFESARQVGVLPADHPARRLHGHSFTAKVRASLDAGWAPWPGGDVSELAGLLGACTAQLDYRHLNELLPVPTDENLARWVRDQLQVSVPGLEQVGIQSTSDQGVDLDANDHAHIWRRYRFQSAHKLPNVPFGHKCGRLHGHGFEVILHANQDAGGRDLSIDYDHLDAIWAPFHYQLHHKYLNAIEGLENPTSEVIAGWLWQRLKAVLPELSWVTVYETGSCGANFNGHDYRIWKEMTLDSALFLRNAPADDPLSHIHGHTYTMRLHLSAPLDQVMGWTVDFGDVKERFNPIFKALDHHPLHELPGLEDCDAGSLARWVLAEGRRALPQIDRVDMYETRGCGAIALMDRDGPALPI
- a CDS encoding nuclease-related domain-containing protein: MIIKHADDKAKRLALLAELKKSALLDARQREWLDEELVRVRRGIEGERDAAFYIDSYLKASKNNAVIHDLRLEFEGEVAQIDHLFFNRRLDFFLVETKCFNGNLAINEHGEFSVTYTNGRTYGIASPVEQSKRHERILAKLLERLEITGRLGVKPTFHHLVLLHPKAIITRPAKGIFDTSRVMKADALPSWHQKWADEDVGIVDALTTVLAIRSSDTIKDWAEKLVRQHRPTNPLTLPDFMAPKVAVAPAVAQEPTPAYKPAKLAASNSLPVHTPDEGLKRKLVCVTCGSKITFAEGKFCWNNETRFGGFQYCREHQKTL
- a CDS encoding NYN domain-containing protein, yielding MADHDDNGRVAVLVDCDNTSPEILEYALQMVAQFGRVVMRRGYGNHQTLANKWQEALVRMAFTPCLQYQYASGKNTSDIALALDAQEALFDDRADTFCLVTSDSDFAYLCRKLRERGASVLIVGEAKTPDALQNASDRFFLWQAPEPQPAAESEAGVKALPPAPAPVKKRRPKALLDAVALMVESTSDGKVGLGALGQYMKRTNPSFAPKVYGHSTLTDMVRAYPELTLTQGANNGSWVALKPANELQKAAEK
- a CDS encoding TAXI family TRAP transporter solute-binding subunit; this encodes MADIRPPVTQRLRLTIRLWVLSVRDMLASAGPVLLLAGALLAAAYWWLDPQPPRTVTLATGPAGSAYAEFGQRYARALERDGIRVQLLTTEGTAGNLLALREGRADVAFVRGGSDDTAADADAGLMSLGALFYEPVWLFYRPAALQRPGRRGPPPAFTSLTQLRGLRVNIDQAGSGVPELVRRLLQANGLDTGALTQRQFAPEVAAQALLSGKLDALVLVTAPESPVVQRLLQQPGIALADLPQADALARRFPFLQTVTLPRGMVDLARDLPPQDIGLLAATTALLTREDTHPALRQLFAQTAQQLHGGAGWFNRARDFPNTRTSELPVSPEGDRAINGTPPFWQRFLPFWASNLLERMWLVIGGLIVLLLPLSRVVPPLYTYRVRQRVFRWYARLRQVEARMEEGQADTTELLNELDELDRVAGQITVPLAHADELYALRNNIDSTRRRLLARAA